One genomic window of Effusibacillus lacus includes the following:
- a CDS encoding TnsA endonuclease N-terminal domain-containing protein, whose protein sequence is MAKRKRESTWQQIERRIKEGRGEGVGRDYKPWLYIQDVPSTGRASRIFGWTCGRIHHLMSDLERDYFYILEWAEDVSDIREQFPLLPLEETLSIADELGIRHPMDPKTNEPVVLTTDFLITFRNRNVARTIKPHEELEKDRTLEKFEIERRYWQKRNIEWGIVTDLDIPENIVRNIEWFHKEYQNDDVSHLGVFTVSSIERIVHEQLENGTTLAKATSFCDEKLGLEAGTALAMIKHFLAIKRWRVDMSVRINPGKPLSNITIVNSTGMDFALGG, encoded by the coding sequence ATGGCAAAGAGAAAACGGGAGTCAACATGGCAACAAATTGAAAGAAGGATTAAAGAAGGGCGTGGCGAGGGTGTAGGTAGAGACTATAAACCTTGGCTGTATATTCAAGATGTGCCTTCAACTGGTCGCGCATCCCGGATTTTCGGATGGACTTGCGGCAGAATCCACCACCTTATGTCTGACTTGGAGCGTGATTATTTCTACATTCTCGAGTGGGCTGAAGATGTATCGGATATCCGTGAGCAATTTCCCTTACTTCCGCTTGAAGAAACATTATCCATTGCAGATGAACTCGGCATTAGACATCCAATGGATCCAAAAACAAATGAACCGGTTGTACTAACGACTGACTTCCTTATTACATTCCGAAACAGGAATGTGGCTCGTACGATAAAGCCGCATGAAGAGTTGGAGAAGGACCGAACGCTTGAAAAATTCGAAATTGAGCGCCGATATTGGCAAAAAAGGAATATCGAATGGGGAATCGTGACGGATTTGGACATTCCGGAAAACATTGTGAGAAATATTGAGTGGTTCCACAAGGAATATCAAAACGACGATGTTTCACATCTAGGCGTATTTACCGTTTCGAGTATAGAACGAATCGTGCATGAACAGCTGGAAAATGGTACGACGTTAGCGAAAGCAACATCGTTCTGCGATGAAAAATTGGGGTTGGAGGCGGGAACCGCACTGGCAATGATAAAACATTTCCTTGCGATCAAAAGATGGCGTGTGGATATGAGCGTTCGAATTAATCCCGGCAAACCGTTATCAAATATTACGATTGTCAATTCAACAGGGATGGACTTTGCTTTAGGAGGTTAA